The following proteins come from a genomic window of Nostoc sp. ATCC 53789:
- a CDS encoding helicase-related protein → MPRIFDNIDLQLLPILRETLKVSYRADFCVGYFNLRGWRRIDDLVEQYVGSENACCRLLIGMQSLPSDEVYAAFSLVSGDGRIDNSSIVRFKKRMAAEFRQQLTIGAPTNQDEAGLRRLSHQLKSQKVIIKLFLRHYLHAKLYLVHRNDPNTPTVGFLGSSNLTLPGLAKQGELNVDILDHDACNKLQKWFSDRWQDYGCVDISQELAEIIDQSWARQELVSPYYIYLKIAYHLSHEAIAGLSEFRIPREFNNLFDFQKAAVQLAARHVTRRGGVLVGDVVGLGKTLVGTALAKILQEDCYLETLIICPKNLVSMWQEYKDNYRLLAEIMPISQVQNKLPTLRRYRVVLIDESHNLRNREGKRYRTIIEYIAANESKCILLSATPYNKSYLDLSAQLRLFVPEDQDLGLRPEALINELGGSSIGELEFIRKHQCSVRSLAAFEKSEHPDDWRELMKRYMVRRTRSFIKDNYAHTDETGRKYLEFSDGRRSYFPQRLPRSLKFPLEGSNTDFYARLYSELVVEVINQLNLPRYGLGNYVIAKQKQLPTDTEQRFINSLFRGGRRLMGFSRTNLFKRLESSGVAFIQSIERHILRNFIYLYALEQGLDIPIGTQEAELLDTRNNDEDADSVVAALFDTEIEDDDSDLTPQPPYLLGKGENSKPLSLQERGFPDEDEKAFKTEKIFRQRAESIYQEYTTRYQRRFKWLRSTLFDIKKLKRDLLEDAKALINILQQCGDWNPQKDEKLAALIKLLTKTHPQDKVLIFTQFADTVRYLEDNLQLSHITNVAGVTGQSKDPTVMTGRFSPVSNGKREQVSSSDELRILIATDVLSEGHNLQDCAIIVNWDLPWAIIRLIQRAGRVDRIGQNADKILCYSFLPAEGVERIINLRGRLRKRLQENAEVVGTDEAFFEDDDARVILDLYNEKSGVLDGEEDTEVDLTSEAFQIWKKATDGNPGLKKTIEEMQNVVYSTRAHIPQPVQPEGVLLYMKTTEGNDSLIYVDRDGNSVTQSQLAVLRVAACEESTPAIPRDKQHHKLVQKGAELIAEEEKNAGGQLGRPSGARFRTYERLKSYVQEMKGTLFVSEELLKAIDEIYRYPLRQSAIDTLNRQLRSGINNQVLADLVVSLRMDDRLCIVTEELDKREPQIICSLGLFCNS, encoded by the coding sequence ATGCCTCGGATATTTGACAACATTGATTTACAATTACTACCGATTTTACGAGAAACCCTCAAAGTCTCTTATCGGGCAGATTTTTGTGTTGGCTACTTCAACCTCAGAGGTTGGCGAAGAATTGATGATTTAGTCGAACAGTATGTTGGTAGTGAAAATGCTTGTTGTCGTTTGCTAATTGGGATGCAAAGCTTACCCAGTGATGAAGTTTATGCAGCATTTAGCCTTGTTAGTGGTGATGGACGGATTGATAACAGTAGCATTGTGCGGTTTAAAAAACGTATGGCGGCGGAATTTCGCCAGCAGTTGACTATCGGTGCGCCGACTAATCAAGATGAAGCGGGGTTACGGCGGTTAAGTCATCAGCTAAAAAGTCAGAAGGTAATTATTAAACTGTTTTTGCGTCATTATCTCCACGCCAAGTTATATCTTGTGCATCGCAATGACCCTAATACCCCAACTGTGGGATTCTTGGGTAGTAGTAATTTAACCCTTCCCGGATTGGCGAAACAAGGGGAGTTAAATGTAGATATTTTAGACCACGATGCTTGTAATAAACTGCAAAAGTGGTTTAGCGATCGCTGGCAAGATTACGGTTGTGTAGATATTTCCCAAGAATTGGCAGAAATTATTGACCAGAGTTGGGCTAGACAAGAGCTAGTTTCGCCTTACTACATCTACCTCAAGATAGCTTACCACTTATCCCATGAAGCGATCGCCGGACTTTCAGAATTTCGTATCCCCCGCGAATTTAACAACTTATTTGACTTCCAAAAAGCCGCCGTACAGCTAGCAGCACGTCATGTAACTAGGCGTGGTGGTGTGTTAGTGGGTGATGTGGTCGGTTTAGGCAAAACTTTAGTTGGAACCGCCCTGGCGAAGATATTACAAGAAGATTGTTATTTAGAAACGCTGATTATTTGCCCAAAAAACCTAGTTTCAATGTGGCAAGAATATAAAGATAACTATCGGTTACTTGCCGAAATTATGCCAATTAGTCAAGTACAAAATAAATTACCAACACTCCGGCGTTATCGAGTTGTGTTAATTGATGAAAGTCATAATTTACGGAACCGCGAAGGCAAACGTTATCGAACAATAATAGAATATATTGCTGCTAACGAAAGTAAATGTATATTATTATCTGCGACTCCTTACAATAAAAGTTACCTTGACCTTTCTGCCCAATTGCGGTTATTTGTGCCAGAAGACCAAGATTTAGGATTAAGACCAGAAGCTTTAATTAATGAACTGGGTGGTAGTTCGATAGGAGAATTGGAGTTTATTAGAAAGCATCAGTGTTCTGTACGTTCTTTAGCTGCTTTTGAAAAAAGCGAACACCCTGATGACTGGCGAGAATTGATGAAGCGTTACATGGTGCGGCGCACTCGCTCTTTTATTAAAGATAATTATGCCCACACAGATGAAACAGGGCGGAAATATTTAGAATTTTCCGATGGGAGACGTTCTTATTTTCCTCAGCGTTTACCTCGTAGTCTCAAGTTTCCTTTAGAAGGTTCTAACACAGACTTTTATGCTCGTCTTTACTCTGAGTTAGTAGTAGAAGTCATTAATCAACTGAATTTACCTCGTTATGGGCTAGGAAATTACGTTATTGCTAAACAAAAACAGCTGCCTACAGACACTGAGCAACGGTTTATTAATAGCTTATTTCGTGGCGGTAGGAGGTTAATGGGTTTTTCTCGCACTAATTTATTTAAACGTCTGGAAAGTAGTGGCGTTGCTTTTATCCAATCAATTGAACGCCATATATTACGGAACTTCATTTATTTATATGCTTTAGAGCAAGGTCTTGATATTCCTATTGGAACTCAAGAAGCTGAGTTATTAGATACAAGGAATAATGATGAAGATGCTGATTCTGTTGTAGCAGCCTTGTTTGATACAGAAATAGAAGATGATGATTCTGACCTAACCCCCCAACCCCCTTACCTACTAGGGAAGGGGGAGAATTCAAAGCCTCTCTCCTTGCAGGAGAGAGGTTTTCCAGACGAGGATGAAAAGGCATTTAAAACAGAAAAAATATTTCGTCAAAGAGCAGAATCAATTTACCAAGAATATACCACCCGATATCAACGAAGATTTAAGTGGTTGCGTTCTACACTTTTTGATATTAAAAAACTGAAACGGGATTTATTAGAAGATGCCAAAGCATTAATTAATATACTGCAACAGTGTGGCGATTGGAATCCTCAAAAGGATGAAAAACTGGCAGCTTTAATCAAACTGCTAACAAAAACTCACCCTCAAGATAAAGTACTAATTTTCACTCAGTTTGCTGATACAGTCCGCTACCTTGAAGATAATTTGCAGTTGAGTCATATTACTAATGTAGCTGGGGTGACAGGACAATCTAAAGACCCGACAGTAATGACGGGAAGATTTAGCCCTGTGAGTAATGGAAAACGTGAGCAAGTTTCATCATCAGATGAGTTGCGTATTTTAATCGCTACCGATGTTTTGAGTGAAGGTCATAATTTGCAAGACTGTGCAATTATCGTCAATTGGGATTTACCTTGGGCAATTATTCGCTTAATTCAACGTGCGGGAAGAGTAGACCGCATTGGCCAAAATGCTGATAAAATTCTCTGTTATTCTTTTCTACCAGCCGAGGGAGTAGAACGGATTATTAATTTGCGGGGACGACTCCGTAAACGACTGCAAGAAAATGCGGAAGTGGTGGGAACTGATGAAGCTTTTTTTGAAGATGATGATGCACGAGTAATTCTTGACCTCTACAACGAGAAATCTGGAGTTTTAGATGGCGAAGAAGATACAGAAGTTGATTTGACTTCAGAAGCATTTCAAATTTGGAAAAAAGCCACCGATGGTAATCCGGGTTTGAAAAAAACGATTGAAGAAATGCAAAATGTGGTTTATTCTACCCGCGCCCATATTCCCCAACCTGTGCAACCAGAGGGGGTATTACTTTATATGAAAACCACAGAAGGAAATGATTCTTTGATTTATGTTGACCGCGATGGAAATAGCGTTACTCAATCACAGTTAGCAGTTCTGCGAGTGGCGGCGTGTGAAGAATCTACCCCAGCGATACCCAGAGATAAACAGCATCACAAGTTAGTACAAAAAGGTGCTGAATTGATTGCTGAAGAAGAGAAAAATGCCGGCGGTCAATTAGGGCGACCATCAGGTGCAAGGTTCCGCACTTATGAACGACTGAAAAGTTATGTTCAAGAAATGAAAGGAACACTATTTGTTAGCGAAGAACTTTTAAAAGCAATTGATGAAATTTACCGTTATCCTTTGCGACAGTCAGCTATTGATACTCTGAATCGTCAACTGAGAAGTGGTATTAATAATCAGGTGTTGGCTGATTTAGTTGTGTCGTTACGCATGGATGACCGTTTGTGTATTGTGACAGAAGAACTGGATAAGCGAGAACCTCAGATTATTTGTTCATTAGGATTATTTTGTAATTCGTAA
- a CDS encoding NAD(P)H-quinone oxidoreductase subunit H, which yields MTRLETRTEPMVLNMGPHHPSMHGVLRLIMTLDGEDVVDCEPVIGYLHRGMEKIAENRTNVMYVPYVSRWDYAAGMFNEAVTVNAPEKLAGIAVPKRASYIRVIMLELNRIANHLLWFGPFLADVGAQTPFFYQFREREMIYDLWEAATGYRMVNNNYFRVGGVAADLPYGWVDKCLEFCEYLLPKIDEYERLVTDNPIFRRRVEGIGTITREEAINWGLSGPMLRASGVQWDLRKVDHYECYDDFDWDVQWETAGDCFARYVVRMREMRESVKIIRQAIKGLPGGPYENLEAKRLAAGKKSEWDAFDYQFIGKKVSPTFKIPKGEIYARVESGKGELGIYLVGDDNVFPARWKIRAADFNNLQIVPHLLRGMKVADIVVILGSVDVIMGSVDR from the coding sequence ATGACCAGACTAGAAACCCGCACTGAACCAATGGTGCTAAACATGGGGCCACACCACCCCTCAATGCACGGGGTTCTGCGGCTAATCATGACTCTGGATGGCGAGGATGTCGTTGACTGTGAACCGGTCATCGGCTACCTGCACCGGGGAATGGAAAAAATTGCTGAGAACCGCACTAATGTAATGTACGTCCCTTACGTTAGTCGCTGGGACTACGCTGCGGGAATGTTCAACGAAGCTGTCACTGTTAACGCCCCAGAAAAGCTTGCAGGTATCGCTGTCCCCAAACGCGCTAGCTACATCCGCGTGATTATGCTGGAGTTGAACCGCATTGCTAACCACTTGCTATGGTTTGGCCCCTTCTTAGCTGACGTAGGCGCTCAAACTCCCTTCTTCTACCAATTCCGCGAACGGGAGATGATTTATGATTTGTGGGAAGCTGCTACAGGTTATCGGATGGTAAATAATAACTACTTCCGCGTTGGTGGAGTAGCGGCTGATTTACCTTACGGTTGGGTAGATAAGTGTCTGGAATTTTGCGAGTACTTATTGCCTAAAATTGATGAGTACGAACGTTTGGTAACAGATAACCCCATTTTCCGGCGACGTGTTGAGGGTATTGGGACTATCACCCGTGAAGAAGCAATTAACTGGGGACTTTCTGGCCCAATGTTACGCGCTTCTGGTGTGCAATGGGATTTGCGGAAAGTTGACCATTACGAATGTTACGACGATTTCGACTGGGATGTACAGTGGGAAACCGCAGGTGATTGCTTTGCCCGTTACGTAGTGCGGATGCGGGAAATGCGCGAATCTGTGAAGATTATTCGCCAAGCAATTAAAGGACTTCCTGGCGGCCCTTACGAAAATCTGGAAGCCAAGCGTTTAGCCGCAGGTAAAAAATCTGAATGGGACGCATTTGATTACCAATTCATCGGTAAAAAAGTTTCCCCCACTTTTAAGATTCCGAAGGGTGAAATCTACGCCCGTGTAGAAAGTGGTAAAGGTGAATTGGGAATTTACTTGGTTGGTGATGATAATGTCTTCCCTGCACGTTGGAAGATTCGCGCCGCAGATTTCAACAACCTCCAGATTGTTCCACATTTACTGCGCGGCATGAAGGTTGCAGATATTGTGGTCATTCTCGGTAGTGTTGACGTAATTATGGGGTCTGTGGATAGGTAG
- the prmA gene encoding 50S ribosomal protein L11 methyltransferase, whose translation MANTWWELQILCEPDLEDSIFWRLEDFGCRGTASENKGNSSLVRAYLSTIQTQLLDLAALSLWLRQDALCVGVSSPSLQWQLIDEEDWATSWKQYWHPQEIGDRFLINPAWLPLPETTERLVIRLDPGVAFGTGNHATTQLCLESLEMRLSGIPQSFVGNSGKHEHLVIADIGCGSGILSIGALLLGAKKVYAVDNDPLAVQSTISNGVLNDIGSERLLPALGSVDVLTKLLEKPVDGIVCNILAHVIIELIPEMSAIAKPETWAIFSGILLEQSKAVADALEQNGWVVATLWKRKEWCCLNVRRS comes from the coding sequence ATGGCAAACACCTGGTGGGAACTACAGATTTTATGTGAGCCAGACCTAGAAGATTCGATCTTTTGGCGACTGGAAGATTTTGGCTGTCGTGGAACAGCTAGTGAAAACAAAGGAAATTCATCTTTAGTTAGGGCTTATTTATCGACAATTCAAACACAGCTACTAGATTTGGCAGCTTTATCACTGTGGCTGCGTCAAGATGCCCTTTGTGTAGGAGTTTCATCTCCTTCTCTGCAATGGCAGTTAATTGATGAGGAAGATTGGGCAACTAGCTGGAAACAATATTGGCATCCCCAAGAAATTGGCGATCGCTTCCTAATCAACCCCGCGTGGCTACCATTACCAGAAACAACAGAACGGTTGGTAATTCGTCTTGACCCTGGTGTAGCATTTGGTACGGGCAACCATGCCACCACTCAGTTATGTTTGGAATCACTAGAAATGCGGTTGAGTGGAATTCCTCAGTCATTTGTAGGTAATAGTGGCAAACATGAACATCTGGTAATTGCAGATATTGGCTGTGGTTCTGGTATCCTTTCCATTGGGGCGCTGCTACTGGGAGCCAAAAAAGTCTATGCAGTAGATAATGACCCTTTAGCGGTGCAATCAACTATCAGTAATGGTGTCCTGAATGACATTGGCTCAGAACGTTTACTACCAGCACTGGGAAGTGTAGATGTTTTGACAAAACTGCTTGAGAAACCCGTGGATGGTATAGTTTGCAATATTTTGGCTCATGTAATTATTGAGTTGATTCCCGAAATGAGTGCGATCGCTAAACCTGAAACTTGGGCGATCTTCAGTGGTATTTTACTAGAACAATCTAAAGCTGTTGCTGACGCTTTAGAACAAAATGGTTGGGTCGTTGCTACCCTGTGGAAACGGAAAGAATGGTGTTGCTTGAATGTACGGCGTTCTTAA
- the serA gene encoding phosphoglycerate dehydrogenase — MSKVLVSDSIDQAGIDILSQVATVDVKIGLKPAQLLEIIGEYDALMIRSSTRVTQEIIEAGTQLKIIGRAGVGVDNVDVPAATRRGIVVVNSPEGNTIAAAEHALAMILALSRHIPDANASVKRGAWDRNSFVGAEVYKKTLGVVGLGKIGSHVAAVAKTMGMKLLAYDPFISTERAEQIGCQLVELDLLFQQADYITLHIPKTPETTHLINATTLAKMKPTARIINCARGGIIDEVALAAALKAGKIGGAALDVFESEPLGESELRSLGKEVILTPHLGASTAEAQVNVAIDVAEQIRDVLLGLPARSAVNIPGLGPDVLEELKPYMQLAETLGNLVGQLAGGRVEVLNIRLQGALATNKSQPLVVAALKGLLYQALRERVNYVNASIEAKERGIRVIETRDASIRDYAGTLHLEATGTLGTHSVTGALLGEREIHLTDVDGFPINVPPSKYMLFTLHRDMPGIIGKLGSLLGSFNVNIASMQVGRKIVRGDAVMALSIDDPLPEGILDEIIKVPGIRDAYTVTL; from the coding sequence ATGTCTAAGGTTCTTGTCTCAGATTCTATTGACCAAGCTGGAATTGACATTCTTTCGCAAGTTGCTACTGTTGATGTCAAAATAGGTCTAAAACCAGCCCAACTGCTCGAAATTATTGGTGAATATGACGCACTGATGATTCGCTCTAGTACGCGGGTCACTCAAGAAATCATTGAAGCCGGCACTCAGCTAAAAATCATCGGTCGTGCTGGCGTGGGTGTGGATAATGTGGATGTTCCCGCAGCCACACGTCGGGGAATTGTAGTAGTCAATTCTCCAGAGGGAAACACAATTGCCGCCGCCGAACACGCGCTAGCAATGATTTTGGCTTTGTCTCGCCATATCCCCGATGCTAACGCTTCGGTGAAACGCGGTGCGTGGGATCGCAATAGCTTTGTTGGCGCGGAAGTTTACAAAAAAACTCTCGGCGTTGTCGGCTTGGGTAAAATTGGCTCCCATGTTGCGGCTGTAGCTAAGACAATGGGGATGAAACTCCTAGCTTATGACCCTTTTATTTCTACAGAAAGAGCCGAACAAATTGGCTGTCAGTTGGTGGAGCTAGATTTACTCTTCCAGCAAGCAGACTATATCACCCTACACATCCCGAAAACCCCAGAAACTACCCACTTAATCAATGCCACAACCTTGGCAAAGATGAAACCTACAGCCCGGATTATCAACTGCGCTCGTGGTGGGATCATTGATGAAGTAGCTTTAGCAGCAGCTTTAAAAGCGGGTAAGATTGGGGGCGCAGCCCTGGATGTGTTCGAGTCAGAACCATTGGGTGAATCGGAATTGCGATCGCTAGGCAAAGAAGTTATCCTCACCCCCCACTTGGGAGCCTCTACCGCAGAAGCTCAAGTAAATGTGGCTATTGATGTTGCCGAACAAATTCGGGATGTACTTTTAGGACTACCAGCCCGTTCAGCCGTCAACATTCCTGGACTCGGGCCCGATGTGTTGGAAGAACTCAAACCCTATATGCAGCTAGCAGAAACTCTAGGTAATCTAGTAGGACAGCTAGCTGGCGGACGCGTGGAAGTACTCAATATTCGGCTGCAAGGCGCACTTGCGACAAACAAAAGTCAGCCTTTGGTAGTAGCTGCCCTGAAAGGTTTACTTTACCAAGCTTTGCGGGAACGGGTAAATTACGTCAATGCCAGCATAGAAGCCAAAGAACGCGGAATTCGGGTAATTGAAACCCGCGATGCTTCTATTAGAGACTATGCCGGAACGCTTCATCTAGAAGCCACTGGTACTTTGGGTACTCATTCTGTCACAGGTGCTTTGCTAGGTGAGCGGGAAATCCACCTAACTGATGTTGACGGTTTCCCCATTAACGTCCCACCCAGCAAATATATGCTGTTTACCCTGCACCGCGATATGCCGGGGATTATCGGCAAACTTGGTTCCTTACTCGGCAGTTTTAATGTGAATATTGCCAGTATGCAAGTAGGCCGTAAAATTGTCCGTGGTGATGCGGTAATGGCTCTGAGTATAGATGACCCTTTACCAGAGGGCATTTTGGATGAGATTATAAAAGTCCCTGGTATTCGGGACGCGTATACAGTAACACTATGA
- a CDS encoding Uma2 family endonuclease, with protein sequence MLNYNLPRHLPSAEELPDSDETPVDNELQELIPGLLKAILLILWAERMDWLFAIDMGIYYHPDKPPIVPDGFLSLGVERFYDEELRPSYVLWDENVVPIFVLEVVSQNYRKEYTTKLDEYEALGVLYYVIYSSRRRRKPHLEVHKLVNGKYELQEGNPVWLPEIGLGIGCERGNYCGVTREWMYWYDEQGQRYLTPAEQVKQEVQRAQQEAQRAQQAEQRAQQESQRAQQAEQRAQQAEQRAQQLTEQLRALGIDPDNLG encoded by the coding sequence ATGTTAAACTACAACTTGCCAAGGCACTTGCCCTCAGCCGAGGAACTACCAGACTCTGATGAAACGCCTGTGGATAATGAACTACAAGAATTGATACCAGGTTTGCTGAAGGCAATCCTGCTGATACTTTGGGCAGAACGTATGGACTGGCTATTTGCCATAGATATGGGTATTTATTATCACCCTGATAAACCGCCCATTGTGCCAGATGGATTTTTGAGCTTAGGGGTAGAGCGATTTTATGATGAAGAGTTGCGTCCTAGTTATGTGCTGTGGGATGAAAATGTTGTACCGATTTTCGTGCTAGAAGTAGTTTCTCAAAATTATCGCAAGGAATACACGACTAAATTGGATGAATATGAGGCTTTGGGCGTACTTTACTATGTGATTTATTCCTCCCGTCGCCGCCGCAAACCTCATCTAGAAGTACATAAGTTAGTTAATGGTAAGTATGAATTGCAAGAGGGAAACCCAGTTTGGCTACCAGAGATTGGCTTAGGAATTGGTTGCGAAAGAGGAAATTATTGTGGCGTAACGCGGGAATGGATGTATTGGTATGATGAGCAAGGACAACGATATCTCACCCCCGCAGAACAAGTAAAACAAGAAGTACAACGCGCTCAACAAGAAGCACAACGCGCTCAACAAGCAGAACAACGCGCTCAACAAGAATCGCAACGCGCTCAACAAGCAGAACAACGCGCTCAACAAGCAGAACAACGCGCTCAACAATTGACAGAACAATTAAGAGCGCTAGGAATCGATCCAGATAATTTGGGTTAA
- a CDS encoding HIT family protein, translated as MKQQKNQFSHLTAIERNYLSFPAQFLLNQNLLQGKILDFGCGLGNDVKILRQKGCDITGYDPYYFPEYPENKFDTIICFYVLNVLFTEEQTNVLMEISHLLKPGGKAYYAVRRDIKKEGFREHYVHKKPTYQCIAKLPFTSICLDEYREVYEYVHYNHQRNSSNYCIFCNPHKTLRLLTESATAYAIFDGYPISKGHILIIPKRHVSSYFELLFKEQSACWFMVNKVQEILKNEFEPDGFNVGMNINRAAGQNIMHASIHIIPRYKGDTVSTKSGIRNVIPKKQ; from the coding sequence ATGAAACAGCAAAAAAATCAGTTCAGCCATCTGACTGCGATCGAAAGAAATTATCTATCATTTCCGGCACAGTTTTTATTAAATCAAAACCTTCTCCAAGGCAAAATATTAGACTTTGGTTGTGGCCTTGGTAATGATGTTAAAATATTGCGCCAAAAAGGCTGTGATATTACAGGCTATGACCCTTATTATTTTCCAGAATATCCTGAGAATAAATTCGATACAATAATTTGCTTTTATGTTTTAAATGTTTTATTTACCGAAGAACAAACTAATGTCCTAATGGAAATATCACATTTATTAAAACCAGGAGGTAAAGCTTATTATGCTGTGAGAAGGGATATCAAAAAAGAAGGGTTTCGAGAACATTATGTTCACAAAAAACCTACTTATCAGTGTATTGCCAAACTTCCTTTTACTTCAATTTGCTTAGACGAATATCGGGAAGTATATGAGTATGTCCACTATAATCATCAGCGAAATTCATCTAACTATTGTATATTCTGTAATCCCCATAAAACTCTCAGACTATTAACTGAGTCAGCAACTGCTTATGCTATTTTTGATGGCTATCCAATAAGTAAAGGACATATTCTGATTATTCCCAAACGTCATGTTAGCAGCTATTTTGAACTCCTATTTAAAGAGCAATCTGCTTGCTGGTTTATGGTGAACAAAGTACAAGAAATTCTCAAAAATGAATTTGAGCCTGATGGATTTAATGTAGGAATGAACATCAATCGAGCCGCAGGTCAAAATATTATGCACGCTAGTATTCATATCATCCCTCGTTACAAAGGTGATACTGTCTCTACTAAAAGTGGAATTAGGAACGTTATTCCTAAAAAGCAATAG
- a CDS encoding Uma2 family endonuclease, which yields MVLQVNPIQKEPIVTWEALPADFILPDDPVENIQQPAIAAALTDALGSTGRIQPQVLIGSNFGLVATVNKKIVVKAPDWFYVPQVQSVGTNVVRRSYTPNLEGAAVAVVMEFLSDTEGGELSVRSTPPYGKLYYYEKILQVPTYVTYDPYEPSIELRCLQNGQYTLQQADANGRYWISELELFLGIWQGERLCQTMNWLRWWDTEGNLLLWSSEQAQQERQRAEQERQRAEQERQRAEQESQRAQQERQRADILAAKLRELGIDA from the coding sequence ATGGTTCTACAAGTTAACCCCATCCAAAAAGAACCAATTGTTACTTGGGAAGCACTTCCAGCCGACTTCATTTTACCAGACGATCCAGTGGAAAATATTCAACAACCTGCGATCGCTGCTGCGCTTACCGATGCTTTGGGAAGTACAGGGCGCATCCAACCTCAAGTGCTGATTGGCTCTAATTTTGGGCTTGTAGCCACAGTCAACAAAAAAATCGTTGTCAAAGCCCCAGATTGGTTTTACGTTCCTCAAGTGCAGTCTGTGGGAACAAATGTAGTTCGTCGCAGCTACACCCCGAATTTAGAAGGTGCTGCTGTGGCTGTAGTGATGGAATTTCTCTCAGATACAGAAGGTGGAGAACTATCAGTCCGCTCAACTCCACCCTACGGTAAACTCTATTATTACGAAAAGATTCTCCAAGTTCCAACCTACGTAACCTACGACCCTTACGAACCAAGCATAGAACTACGATGCTTGCAAAATGGACAATATACCTTGCAGCAAGCAGACGCTAATGGACGTTACTGGATTTCTGAATTAGAGTTATTTCTCGGAATTTGGCAAGGTGAAAGATTATGTCAAACCATGAATTGGCTGCGCTGGTGGGATACAGAAGGAAATTTGCTGTTGTGGAGTAGCGAACAAGCCCAACAAGAACGCCAACGTGCTGAACAAGAACGCCAACGCGCTGAACAAGAACGTCAACGTGCTGAACAGGAAAGCCAACGCGCCCAACAGGAACGCCAGCGTGCTGATATATTAGCAGCTAAGTTACGTGAGCTAGGTATTGATGCGTAG